ACAGCAAACACTATTCGAACCACTTTTTCTGGTAGTAGCGCGGCCATAAAGCCACTTATGAGAGCGCCAAAGGCAACACCAGTCATGATCCACGGAGCTAAATCCCAGGGCACATTACCATTTTTATGATGCGCGATTGCTGAAGATGTTGAGGTGAACAAAATCGATGCTAATGACGTTGCAATTGCAGCGACCACGACTTGATCGGCAGGCAGCACATCAAAATGAAGTAGTATACCGCTCAGCACTGGAACGATAACTAAACCTCCACCGATACCGAGCAACCCAGCCAAAAAACCTACGCCACTACCAAGTAACGCACAGTATAGAACCAACAGCATCCATTCACTCATTCTCTATATATCCTTAATATAATTACGTCTATTTACTGCATCGCTGCAGTCATATTGAAATCAAGCGAAATAATATAACTGACACTCACCTAAACATACAAACAGAAATGACCATGAATATTCCTCATGTTGAATGTGAAACAAAACCATTTTAAATAATGCACTGAAGCACGTATAAAAACACTATAGCTTTAAGGGGCTGCAGTATTTAAACAGATTATTTATTAAAGTAAATATTATAAATAAAGACACAATCAATAATCTGACGGCTATACAACAGCAAATGGAATTGGAATACCTGAAAAATATAAAAAATACATTCAGGATTAGTCTCAACAAATTGGATACCAAATTACTATGAATAACGAATTTACTTTCAGCGTTAAAAGCATCCGTCTCGATGAAAACTATCACCCATCAGACAGCACCCGTATCACGACCAACTTTGCTAACTTGGCTAGGGGTGACAGCCGCAAGTCTAACCTGCGTAACGCTTTGAATATGATTGATAACAGCTTCAATGCTTTGGCTAATTGGGACAACCCAAATGGCGATCGCTACTCTGTCGAACTTGAGATCATTTCCGTTGATATGGACATAGAAAGTGGTGAGCAAGCGTTTCCGTCAATCGAAGTATTAAAGACCAATATTATTGACACCAAAACCAACGAACGCATTGAAGGTATTGTAGGTAATAATTTTTCTTCATACGTTCGAGATTACGACTTTAGTGTTCGATTATTAGACCACAATAAAAACCAACCGACATTCAGTGTTCCTAGTGACTTTGGTGATTTACATGGCAAACTATTTCAGTATTTTGTAAATTCTAACACCTATAAGCAAAACTTTAATAAATTGCCAGTTATATGTTTAAGTGTATCTGATAATAAAACTTACCACAGAACTGAAAACCAGCACCCTATATTAGGGGTGGAATATCAGCCAAATGACACATCTCTAACTGAACAATATTTCAAAAAAATGGGCTTACAAGTTCGCTACTTTATGCCAAGTAATAGTGTTGCACCATTGGCGTTCTATTTCTTTGGTGATTTGCTTAATGACTACACCAATCTTGAACTGATAAGCACCATTAGCACGATGGAAACATTTCAAAAAATTTACCGACCTGAAATTTATAATGCGAATGCTGTTGCCGGAAAATGCTACCAGCCAAACTTGAAAAGCTTAGATCATTCATTAACCCAAATTGTTTATGATCGAGAAGAACGCAGTCAGTTGGCGATTGAGCAAGGAAAGTTTGCTGAAGAGTACTTCATCAAGCCATACAAATCGGTTCTTGAACATTGGTCTGCGAATTACGCTTAATCAGTCATCCAAATATACGGCAGCATTTATTATGAAAACACTATTACCTACTTCGACTTCAGGCAGTCTTCCCAAACCGGCTTGGCTTGCCGAGCCTGAGACACTTTGGTCTCCTTGGAAACTACAAGGTGATGAACTAAAAGAAGGCAAACACGATG
This DNA window, taken from Vibrio tapetis subsp. tapetis, encodes the following:
- a CDS encoding DUF1852 domain-containing protein, which encodes MNNEFTFSVKSIRLDENYHPSDSTRITTNFANLARGDSRKSNLRNALNMIDNSFNALANWDNPNGDRYSVELEIISVDMDIESGEQAFPSIEVLKTNIIDTKTNERIEGIVGNNFSSYVRDYDFSVRLLDHNKNQPTFSVPSDFGDLHGKLFQYFVNSNTYKQNFNKLPVICLSVSDNKTYHRTENQHPILGVEYQPNDTSLTEQYFKKMGLQVRYFMPSNSVAPLAFYFFGDLLNDYTNLELISTISTMETFQKIYRPEIYNANAVAGKCYQPNLKSLDHSLTQIVYDREERSQLAIEQGKFAEEYFIKPYKSVLEHWSANYA